The Sphingobacteriales bacterium genome contains the following window.
GTTATTGAAAAAATTCCCGGAGCGGATAATGTTCGCTTATCCGTTGAAGCAGGTAGTCCCGAATACAAAATAATTCCCGACAAGGATAAAATGCAACGTTTAGGCTTAACAACCGCTTATGTTGGTTTGAACCTAAGAACTGCCTTTACAGGAAATGATGATGCAACCTTAACCGAAAATGGAACTGAATATCCTGTGCGGATTTGGTTAGATGAATTTAGCCGACAAAATTTTGAAGATGTTCAACAACTGTCCATTATTAATCCAATGGGAATACCAATTGAAGTTTCACAGTTTGCAAGCGTAGAGCAAGATAATTCTCCGTCCTTGTTAGAACGAAAAGACCGACAACCAGCAGTTACACTTACTTCTGACGCTTTAGGCAGACCATCAGGAACTGTTGCTGATGATGTAATTGCATATCTCAAAGAAAATCCATTGCCAAACGGCATACAAATGACTTGGGGAAGTGACATCAAAAGACAGAATGATAGTTTTGGAGCATTAGGTTCAGTGTTACTCATTTCCTTTTTGCTGATTTACTTGATTATGGTAGCACTCTATGACAGTTTTGTTTATCCATTTGTAGTGTTATTTTCAATTCCAGTTGCAACTATTGGGGCTTTTTTCGCATTGAATTTGTCGTTAAGCAATTTGAGTTTATTCGCCCTATTGGGTTTAATTATGCTAATGGGCTTAGTGGTAAAAAACGCTATTCTAATTGTTGATTTTACCAATCAATTAAAAGCAGAAGGCAAACATTTCAAAGAAGCGTTAATCATTGCTGGAAAAGGTCGTATGCGGCCAATCCTAATGACAACACTATCAATGGTTGTTGGTATGCTTCCTATTGCAATGGCAACAGGAACAGCGGCAGAGTGGAAAAACGGACTTGCTTGGGTAATCATTGGCGGACTTATATCATCTTTAATTTTGACTGTATTTTTAGTGCCTATGGTCTATTATTTAGTTGACACAGCGAAAGAAAAAATAAATCGTAAAAAATAATTGAAATGAAAATAACAATCATAACACTACTCGCATTTGTTATATCAGTCACACTTTGTTCATTTGCCAAACCGAATGCAGAAACATTTTCCTTAACAATTGAGGTAAAGAATTTACGGAATGAAAAAGGAGTAGTTCAATTTGCACTTTATAACAAAGATGGCTCAATCCCAGATGAAGATTATGAAAACTATTACAAAATTGTAAAAGGCGAAATTGTGAATGGTTCATCAACAATTACTTATAAAGATATTCCATCTGGAAAATATGCTGTTAACATTTTACACGATGAAAACAAGAATGGCAAAATTGACAAAGGTTTTATTTTGCCAGTAGAAGGTATTGGCTTTTCAAATTTCCAATCCATTGGCTTGACAAACAGACCTAATTTTTCAAAAGCAAGTTTTGAGTTAAAAGAAAACAAGACAATTAATATAAAGATGATTTATATGTAAGACAGTTAAGCCATCGCACAGGTGTAAGCACATCTGCAATTCGCACAAGCCAACGCACAGAACAAAAATTGCAAAAGAGCTTACACCTTTGCCACCCAAAGAAAAATTATTTTTTAAAATCTCCCCTTTAAAAATTTTTAAAACCGCAACAGCACAGCCGACAAAAAAGCAGCTCGACAATTACAGCAAAATCAACGTCAGACAAGAACTTTACAACCTCGACAGACAGAATGCCAGCTTATAACAGCGGTGCCTGTTGCACAACAGCTTGGCACAATGGCTGCAATTTCCTGGTTAAGCCATAACAACTTAGAATCTTTTCGGTATATTTATTCTTCAAGCTTACCGAAATCACCGTTTCTGCAAGCCCCAAACGTTAGGTGCAAGCGTAGCGGACGAAATACAACATAACAAATTCATAGACACAATGGAATTATTACCAGTTAAAGAAATAAGATTTAATCAAGCCAAAATTGATAAGATTGACCATCTTGTAAAGTCAATTTACAGACTAATTATATATAGCAGACACCATCTGGATGACGACCTTTTAGACACCTATTTGACAAGCGTACAAGAACTCCAAGAACTTCTTAGTTTGAAAAATGCACAAATGGAAGCCCAAAACGAAGAGGAAGCAGAAGAATATTTAAAAAACTTAAAAATATCGTTAGACTTTGTAATTGAGGAGATAATAACACACAATAATTTTGAAAAAGAATTACAACTTTTTCAGCTACTCCGTTTAGTTTCTCCTGAGACCAATGCCATTCACCCAAATCGTTACAGACAGACATTAGTGCAAATAGGCGGACATATTTGTCCGGACCAAAACATGGTTCCGAAGTTAGTTTCAGAACTTTTTTATCAAATGAAAAGTATCACAAATCCAATTATCAGGGCTATTTATTTTCATCACGAGCTGATTAGAATTCACCCATTCGCAGATGGCAACGGGAGAGTAACGAGAATTGCGAAAAACTGGATGCTGATGTTTGATTTATATCCACCAATTTATATCAATGACGCTCCACAGAAAAAAGAATACATTACCACACTTTCAAAAAGCTTTAGAGAGCTGGATACTTCACCAAAAAAGTGGAACGAACATACTGAAGTATTTTTTGAACAAGAGCTTGACCGCCTGTTAGTGAATGCGACTTTACTGTATGAAACCGTAAACAGAATTGGGTTAGAGAGAGAGAAATCAAATAACAGGCAATAGACTGATAATGGCCGAAAAGTAAATAAAGCTACGGATGGACAAACAAAATTGACAGAAACGCCAGCACCTAACAGGCACATTGGCAATAAACGGGGTTTCGTCGCCGCTTGACAGTATTGTGGTTACAGAAAGTCAGTTCTCCGACTGAAGTTTAGTGCTGAAATACCACGCCATTGCCAACTAACCAAGCCGTAATACGGCAACTTTACCGAAACCTCTCAACAGACAAACCTACTTGACTTTTACAATGACTTTTCCTTTGGCACGACCTGTTTCTACATAAGACATTGCATCATTAGTTTCTGCAAAAGGAAACACTTTATCTACAATAGGGCGAATAATTCCTGCTTCAACTAAAGCCGTAATTTCGGTTAGTTGTTTTCCGTTCGGCTTCATAAACAGGAAAGAATAGTGTACATGTAACTTTTTTGCTAAATTTTTGATCTTAATACTCAATAAACAAATTACAGTTTTCAGTAAAAAATTTAATCCGGTTTCTTCAGCATAATCTACATCAGGCGGACCTGAAATAGAAATTGCTTTGCCGTTGGGTTTTATAACATTCATTGATTTTTCAAGTGTTTTGGCATCTTGACTGTTCAACACCAAATCATACTCTTTTAAAATAATTTCAAAATCTTCTGTTTTGTAATCAATAATCAAATCGGCACCGAGACTTTTTACCAAATCTTTATTTGCTGAACTTGTTGTTGTTGCCACATAAGCACCCAAATGTTTGGCCAACTGAATGGCAATGGTACCAACACCACCGGAACCTGCCTGAATAAAGACTTTTTGTCCTTTTTTCAGATTTCCTTTTTCAACTAAAACCTGCCACGACGTTAAACCAACCAACGGAATAGCTGCGGCTTCTTCCATCGAAATATTTTTGGGTTTCAATGCCAAATCATCTTCATGTATGATAATAAATTCTGCAAAAGTACCTTTGCAACTGGCATATACTTCATCGCCAATCTTAAATTTACTCACTTTTGATCCTGCTTGTGTTACAATTCCGGCTACATCGTGTCCTATAGTAAAAGGTGGCTTATAAGGCATTAGCAATTTGAATTCACCATTTCTGATCTTGGCATCTATCTGATTGACACTTGCTGCATAAATTTCTATCAAAACTTCATTGTCGGTAATGCTTGGTTTTGCTACTTCTGCTACCTGTAATTTTTCATTTTTTCCGTAACGGGTTACTTGATATGCTTTCATCTTTTAATTAAATTTTATGTGTTTTCCATCTTTCACAAAAGTAATGGTTTGTTCAATTTCATAAGCATTTACTGCTGAACAAAAAACAGCAATTCTTTCAGATAATTTTTTAAGTTCATCACTTTTAAAAAATTGATACATTTCGTTTTTATTGGTAAATCCAAGTAGTAAAGATGCCTGAAATTGTACATTTTTATCGTTATCGTGCATTACATTTGGCGTACTCCATTGGCTTTGTTTCCAAGCATTGTATTTTTTAATTCTCAATTCTTTCAGCAATCCAGTGTTTGCCAATGCTGGCGTGAGTTCATCATTTATAAATTTTGTAAAATCATTTTCGCTTATGCCTTCTTTAATTCTAAAAAACACCATGGCTCTTGCATCAATTTTTACATTGGAATCAGCTACCTTGTACCAACGAGAATTGTTAGGAAAAGCAGCATACAAAATGGTTCTTTTAAAAATATTAACCTCATCAGCAGAAGCCAATTTATTTTGTTCTTTTCCTTTAAATATCGAAAATAAATTCTTCAACGTAACATCAGCCACACCATCTATTTTACGATCTTGAGGAATACTTGTTTCTACGCCATTTATGGGTTGCCAAAGTCCAGTGTTATTTTCGGTAAAATGTATTTGGCGATATTCCCATAAACCTGGATTAGCAGAGATAATCTGTGAATGTGGTCCTTTCCATCTGTCCATTCCATCTTGGCGAGGTTTGTCGGTTCGCATCCAAAGTAGAATGGAAGAAGACAAATGCTTTTCTGATTTTATAATAGTGGAAACTTTATTTACATTTTGTGCAGAAGCATCTTTAAATAAAGTGAGAATAGATAGTAGTGCTACATTTATTTTGTTCATTTCTTATTATTTTATTTAGTTAAAAATGGTATTGCTTTTTTTAGAAATTCTTCATGGAATTGAAATATACCACCGTGCCCTGAATTAGGATAAATAATTACAGGTTCTGCATTTGGAAATCGTTTTGCTAAGTCGTATGAAAGTGGAGTAGGCACCATTCTATCAACATCACCATTGGCTACTAATACTGGATGTTTAAATACACTCAAATCGGCAGGTGCATCATGTCCCCAAGTTTCAATAGCTTTTAGTTGCTTTTTCAACACACTTAATTTTATTTTAGTATCACGGTTTTCAGATCTTTCTTTCAATCGATTTAAGAAATCTTTTGCAGCTTGTTTTCCTATTTTATTTTGCGTAAAGAATAAATAAAATTTGGGATCTCTGAATGTAAGCAACCCTTTTAAAATATCTATATATGTTAACCCAACCACATCACTGACGCCTTTCCCACCTCGTGGTCCTGTGCCTGTCAGTATTATTTTTCGAACCAAAGTTGGTTCTACTAATAGCAATTCCTGAGTTATAAATCCACCCATGGAAAAAGCTACTATATCTACTTGTTTATAGCCCAAGGCATGAATAAAAGCGATAGCATCTTTTGCCATATCAGCCAACCTTATTCCTTGTTCACCTGTGGTTGCACCTACTCCTCTGTAATCGAAAGAAATTATTTGGCGATGTACTGCAATGGCATCCATAATTCTTGGATCGCAATTATCCAAATTTGCCGTTAAATGATTAAAATAAATAACAGGTATATCGCCTTCTTTTCCATAAGAACGGTATGCGAATTTTATTCCGTTTGCATCCACAAATTTTGTGGGAACTGTTGCGTAAGTGTAGTTTAATTTATTGTCCATTTAATTTTGTTTAAAATTTGTAATTTTGCTTTCAAATTGCAAGTGTAAAAATATACAAACAACTTTTAATTTGCAAGTGCTTTTTAAAAAATAATTATGGCAGCCAATAAAAAAAGGTCAGATTGCCCCGTTAGTTGCTCCCTTGACATTTGGGGAGACAAGTGGTCGTTGCTTATCGTGAGAGATCTAATGTTCTCAAAACAATGCACTTATGGCGACTTTCTGAAATCGGAAGAAAAAATAGCTACTAACATTTTAGCTTCACGGCTTCAAACACTGGAAGAAAACGGAATCATTACAAAATCAGACCACCCGGAGAGCAAAGCGAAAGTCCTATACAAACTCACTCAAAAGGGAATTGACTTATTGCCGGTGATGATAGAAATAAACTTGTGGGCCGAGAAGTATTTTACTTTACCGGCCGAGCGAAAGGCAATGTTGAAGGAAGTAAAAAAGGGCAAAGAAGCATTTATTAAAACTGTGACAAAGGAATTGAAGAAAGCGGTTTGACAAAAAAGCAGCTGCCAACAAGGGGGTTGCGTTACCTGCAACATTACAATCGATCCGTAAAAGACAATAGTGAAAATTTTAAACAAAACAAGTATGACATTTCTTAAACCTAATTTTATCCTTCTACTTTTTTCTTGCCTTTTCACAAACATCTCTCAAGCACAAAAAATTGATAGCACATGTAAGCCTCCCTGTTTATAGTGCCACTCAATATCAGCCGATTCTAAACCGTTACCATTTTTTTTGCTCCGCAAAAAATCACCACCCGCTTCTTCTCCTTTAACGAGTCCTTTTTCAAAGTCCTCTAACAAATTTTAGGTTCTGTTTTTCATTTCAGAAAAAATCCTCACTCCGTTCAGTGGGACATCGAGGGTGGTAAATAGAATCTCATTTTTAGGACACCAACCTCCCCCTTTTTTCCCCACCAAAGGGGGAAAGCGGACAGTGCTTATTTTTCAGTTAGTATATTTTATCCCCATACTGGTCTTGGCGTCCCGCTGAGACCACGAAACAGGGAAGCGTCGCGTTTCTCGTTATTGCCATCATTTCGTTTATTCCTTCGTACTTCAAATAACACCACTCCCGTTCTGATTGAGGATGGGATGTAAAGAAGACTTCCCTATGGCGTTGGGAAATCCGGACCGCTACCTGGAAGCGCGGCACAGATGGGTACAGGGCGGGATTTGGTGAATTATCCTCAGTCGGCCCGTTTAATCATTGTTTAAAGTGCCTTTTAAAATCAAGTGTGTATATTTGCATTTCAAATTTTGCCATGCCACGAGAAACGGAAATAAAATTTAAGATAACGCTGGATGACCAGAACCTGCCGGATAAAATCACCTGGACGGCAACGGACGGCCCGCAGGGTGACGGCGATGAGTGCAAGAGCATGATGGTGGGCATGTGGGACGGCAACGAAAAAAATACGATGCGTTTTGACCTGTGGACCAAAGACATGCAGGTGGATGAAATGCATACCCACTTTTTCCAGTTGTTATTAAGTCTGGGCGATACCTATCACCGTGCTACACAAAATCCTTTTGTACAGGAGGATATCCAGAAATTCTGTATGGATCTGGCTGACAAGACCAGGGAATGGGAAGAAGGAAAATCATCGTAACCAGTCTGTCTGACAGAGTTTTTTTACTTTTCAATAAAATTACCTGAGATTTATCTTGCCTTTATGCCCTGTAATAAGGTCATGGATGGTCTTTTGCTTAAAGATGACGGTAATCTCGTCGCGGTGTTTTTTAAAATGCAGATGCAGCGGACACGGCTTCTTTTCTGAGCAGTCTTTTAATCCAAGCACGCACTTATCAAAAAAATCTGACCCGTCAATAGCCTCTACGACCTGATATATGGAAACCGGTGGTTTTGAATGGTCGATGAAAAATCCGCCATTCGGTCCTTTTATGGAGGAAATTATCTTCTTTCTGGCCAGCTGCTGTAAAATCTTAGCCGTAAAGGGTAGGGGTGAGTCAATTTCTTCGGCAATTTCCTTCACACCGATATTTACGTTGTTTTTGCTTTTCATGCATATATACAACACGGCGCGTAACGCATATTCACAACTTTTAGAAAATATCATACCATCTATTCAGTTAAGTAAAAGTAATAAAAAAATAGTTCCTGAGGGTGAAAAATATGATAAATGTCATCTTCATGAATGCCAAATATCATTTAATAATAGAAAAGCGGTGTTTAACTTCGGATATGATTATCTCTATATCTTTTTATCCATTAATCTAATATTATGAACCGGTTCAGTGTCGAAAGAAATATCCTGCTATGCTGCCTGCTGACAATCCTCCTCCCTTTATCTGCTCAACACAAATTTGAATTAAGCGGTGAATTCCGTCCGCGCATGGAACAACGGCATGGTTACAGAAACCTTGCCCCCCTGAAAAGCAAGAGTGCATTTTTTGTATCGGAACGAGTCCGGCTGAATGTCATGTACTCCTACAAATTTGTAAAATTTTATGTCACCCTCCAGGATTACCGGGTTTGGGGTAATGAAGAACAGGTCAAAAACTACGGCAGTTTCGGATTGCATGAAGGATGGACGGAATTCAACATCAAAGACATAGCTTCTGTTAAGCTCGGACGACAGGAATTGGTGTATGAAGATCACCGCTTACTCGGAAACCTGGACTGGGCCCAGGTGGGCAGGAGCCATGATGGCATCGTTGTAAAAATACATAAGAAAAATTCAACGCTGCATATCGGCGGCAGTTTTAATCAGCCGAGTGAACAACTGGTAGGCACCGTCTATAAGCTAAACAATTATAAGGCGCTGGCCTATGGCTGGTTTAACCAAAAAATGGACAGCGGACGTGCATCCTTATCGCTCTATGCTGTTTCTGACGGCATACCAAATAAAGACAGCATTCCGGTGGTCTATTTCCGCTTTACGGGCGGCCCTTATGCATCGTTCAAATACAAACATTTCAACGGAAACCTATCGGCCTACCTACAAACCGGAAAAACCATCAGCAACCAGGTCATACTTGCCTATTTTGCCTCCCTGTACGGAGAATACACATCCCAAAAGGTCGATGCTGGTGTAGGCTATGATTATGCTTCCGGAAACGATGCATCCAAAAGCGGCGATTCCAGATATCATGCATTCAACACGTTGTATGCCACCAATCACAAGTTTTACGGACACATGGATTATTTCCTGGATTTACCGGCTGATACAAAAGCCGGAGGGCTTCAGGACTTATATGTTCGGTTGAATTACAGACCAAAACCAAAAGGTATGCTGGGCTTTGACGCACACTACTTCTTTCTCGGAAATAAAGTAGCCGATTGGGCAAATCCCGGGAAATACCTAAAACTGCCCCTGGGTTTTGAAATGGATGTGTATGGCTCCTACAGGCCGCTGGATTTCCTGACCATCCATGCGGGCTATTCCTTTATGATTGCCACCCCTTCCATGGAAGCGATTAAAGGAGGCAGCAGAAAGGCCTATAACGGCTGGAGTTTTGTCATGGTCACTTTAAAACCATCCCTGTTCAAATACGAAAAAATTGCTGAAAATAAATAACACTACATTCTTAATATCTAAAATCAATCTTATGAAAACGAAAAATCAGTTATTAAAAATCTTGCATTATACCCTGCTTTTGCTTTGCATTCCATTGTTCATGACATCGTGCAAACAAACCGGGAGCAACAGCAATGAAACCATCTGGTCAACGGAACCTGCAGATAAAATAGTGGGCGAAGAAAAGGCCATACTGACGGATCCTCCAATGGTACCTCCCGCCATTACCCGCAACCATGCAACCAAAGTAATCGTTGATCTGGAAGTCATAGAAAAGGAAATGGAAATCATGGAAGGGGTGAAATATATGTTCTGGACATTCGGGGGCACCGTGCCGGGTAAATTTATCCGTGTCCGGGAAGGAGACCTCGTGGAATTTCACTTAAAGAATCACCCGGACAATAAACTGCCTCACAATATCGATTTGCACTCGGTAACCGGTCAGGGCGGCGGGGCATCTTCCACATTCACCCCTCCGGGACACGAAACCGTATTTTCCTTCACAGCAATCAATAAAGGATTGTTCATTTATCACTGCGCTACCGCTCCGGTAGGGATGCATATTGCAAACGGTATGTATGGCCTGATATTGGTGGAGCCTAAGGAAGGGCTGCCTAAAGTAGATAAGGAATTTTATATCTGTCAGGGTGACTTTTATACCAAAGGGGCTTACGGTGAATCCGGAACACAACCATTTGATATGTCAAAAGCACTGACGGAAACGCCTGATTATGTCCTGTTCAATGGTAAAGTAGGTGCATTAACCGGCGACAATGCCATAAAGGCAACGGCAGGCGATAAAGTGCGTTTATTTATCGGTAACGGCGGTCCCAATCTGATATCCAGCTTTCATGTCATCGGGGAAATATTTGACAATGTGTATGTGGAAGGCGGTGAACTGATCAACCACAACCTACAAACCACGCTGGTACCTGCCGGAGGATCAGCCATAACAGAATTCAGGTGTGAGATTCCCGGTAACTTCATCCTGGTTGACCACTCCATTTTCAGAACCTTCAACAAAGGTACATTAGGTATATTGAAAGTGGAAGGGAAAGAGAATAAGGCAATCTATTCAGGACAGTTAGACGATAGAATCTATCAAAGTGAAGGCGGTGCCATACAGAATATGCCGGAAGCAGCTAAAGGCCCTGTAAAACAACTGACAAAAGATGAGCGCATAGCAGCAGGTAAAGCGATTTATGCTTCTGTCTGCCAGGCTTGTCACCAGGCTGACGCGAAAGGAATACCAAACTCCTTCCCTCCTTTAGCTGCATCTGATTACTTTAAAGGCAACCCGAACAAAGCCATTAATGCGGTCGTACACGGTTTATCTGGAGCCATCACGGTAAACGGCAAACCTTATAACAGCATCATGCCTAAACAGACATTAAGTGACGAAGAGGTGGCGAATGTAATCACTTATGTTATAAATAATTTTGGCAACGGAGGCGGAGAAGTCACTCCGGCACAGGTGATAGCCGCCAGAAAATCAGGAAGCGCAACTGCTGAATAATAATGAGGATAGTAATTACGATATGCTTATCTGGTCTTTTCATCTTGTCATTGGGACAAGTTCCTAAAAATATGGTTTACATAGAGAGCGGCACGTATGTGCCGCTCTATTCTTTGGATTCAGGTAAAGTGAAGGTGAAAGCATTTTATATGGATATCTTTCCGGTTACGAATGCAGATTTTGAGAAATTTGTGGCGCAATATCCGGAATGGCAGAAAGGGAATGTTAAAGCCATTTTTGCAGACAGGAAATACCTGCACCACTGGCAGTATAAAAACAAGACCGGTAAAGGTTCAACAGCGCTAAAGAACAGCCCGGTGGTGAACGTTTCGTGGTTTGCCGCCAAGAAATATTGTGAATGTCAGGGCAAACGGCTGCCTACCGTCAATGAATGGGAATATGTGGCGCTGGCAAATGAGACAAAAAAGAATGCCTCCAAAGACAATGGATTTTATCAAAAAATACTGGATTGGTACAGCAAGCCCACCACATCCGCTTTAGCGAATGTTGGAAAAGGTTTCAGGAATGTTTATGGCATATACGATATGCACGGACTGGTTTGGGAATGGAACCTGGATTTCATTTCCGCGTTGGCCACCAAAGACTCCAGGGACGGGAACAACCTGGATAAAAATGAATTCTGCGGAGCCGGTTCAAAAGGCTCGAAAACGCCCGGGAATTATGCCGCATTCATGCGGTATGCCATGCGTTCCAGCTTAAAGGCAAGCTACAATATTCAGAACGTTGGATTCCGGTGCGTGAAGACGGCAAAATAATTAACTCTAAAAAAAAGACACATGAAAAATATACTACTATGCCTTGGCTTTTGTGCCTTGTTCATTGCATCCTGTAAAAACAATACAGAAGAAAAAAAGGAATGCTGCAAGAAACCGGAATCAACCGCGCCTGCAACTTTCAACAGTGACATAACACTGCATGATATCGGTTCAGTATGGACAACTCAGGACAACAAAACGATGCTGCTGAAAGATATCCAATCGACCGTAATCGTAGCCGCCATGATCTTTACGAATTGCCAGGGTGCCTGCCCCAGGATTACGGCTGACTTGCAGCGTATCGAAAAAGCAATTCCGGCGGACAAACTGAATAAGGTAACGTTTTTACTCATCTCCATGGATCCGGAACGGGACACCCCCGAACAATTGACTGTCTTCGCAAACGAACACCAGTTGGATATGAAACGATGGATACTGTTGACGGGCAGCGAATCGGATGTACTGGAAATCAGCAATGTGCTGAATGTACGTACCAAAAAGAATGAGGATGGCAATTTCGACCATTCCAACATCATACACATCATCAACAGCAAAGGCAATATCATCCATCAGCAGGTTGGGTTAGCGGTAGAACCAACAGAAAGCATAGAAAAAATCAACGAACTGCTATCCGAATAAAACAGAACAATATTAAACGGCAGTCCGTTGAATTGATT
Protein-coding sequences here:
- a CDS encoding DUF2141 domain-containing protein; its protein translation is MKITIITLLAFVISVTLCSFAKPNAETFSLTIEVKNLRNEKGVVQFALYNKDGSIPDEDYENYYKIVKGEIVNGSSTITYKDIPSGKYAVNILHDENKNGKIDKGFILPVEGIGFSNFQSIGLTNRPNFSKASFELKENKTINIKMIYM
- a CDS encoding Fic family protein; amino-acid sequence: MELLPVKEIRFNQAKIDKIDHLVKSIYRLIIYSRHHLDDDLLDTYLTSVQELQELLSLKNAQMEAQNEEEAEEYLKNLKISLDFVIEEIITHNNFEKELQLFQLLRLVSPETNAIHPNRYRQTLVQIGGHICPDQNMVPKLVSELFYQMKSITNPIIRAIYFHHELIRIHPFADGNGRVTRIAKNWMLMFDLYPPIYINDAPQKKEYITTLSKSFRELDTSPKKWNEHTEVFFEQELDRLLVNATLLYETVNRIGLEREKSNNRQ
- a CDS encoding NADP-dependent oxidoreductase; this translates as MKAYQVTRYGKNEKLQVAEVAKPSITDNEVLIEIYAASVNQIDAKIRNGEFKLLMPYKPPFTIGHDVAGIVTQAGSKVSKFKIGDEVYASCKGTFAEFIIIHEDDLALKPKNISMEEAAAIPLVGLTSWQVLVEKGNLKKGQKVFIQAGSGGVGTIAIQLAKHLGAYVATTTSSANKDLVKSLGADLIIDYKTEDFEIILKEYDLVLNSQDAKTLEKSMNVIKPNGKAISISGPPDVDYAEETGLNFLLKTVICLLSIKIKNLAKKLHVHYSFLFMKPNGKQLTEITALVEAGIIRPIVDKVFPFAETNDAMSYVETGRAKGKVIVKVK
- a CDS encoding strictosidine synthase, producing the protein MNKINVALLSILTLFKDASAQNVNKVSTIIKSEKHLSSSILLWMRTDKPRQDGMDRWKGPHSQIISANPGLWEYRQIHFTENNTGLWQPINGVETSIPQDRKIDGVADVTLKNLFSIFKGKEQNKLASADEVNIFKRTILYAAFPNNSRWYKVADSNVKIDARAMVFFRIKEGISENDFTKFINDELTPALANTGLLKELRIKKYNAWKQSQWSTPNVMHDNDKNVQFQASLLLGFTNKNEMYQFFKSDELKKLSERIAVFCSAVNAYEIEQTITFVKDGKHIKFN
- a CDS encoding alpha/beta hydrolase, coding for MDNKLNYTYATVPTKFVDANGIKFAYRSYGKEGDIPVIYFNHLTANLDNCDPRIMDAIAVHRQIISFDYRGVGATTGEQGIRLADMAKDAIAFIHALGYKQVDIVAFSMGGFITQELLLVEPTLVRKIILTGTGPRGGKGVSDVVGLTYIDILKGLLTFRDPKFYLFFTQNKIGKQAAKDFLNRLKERSENRDTKIKLSVLKKQLKAIETWGHDAPADLSVFKHPVLVANGDVDRMVPTPLSYDLAKRFPNAEPVIIYPNSGHGGIFQFHEEFLKKAIPFLTK
- a CDS encoding helix-turn-helix transcriptional regulator, which translates into the protein MAANKKRSDCPVSCSLDIWGDKWSLLIVRDLMFSKQCTYGDFLKSEEKIATNILASRLQTLEENGIITKSDHPESKAKVLYKLTQKGIDLLPVMIEINLWAEKYFTLPAERKAMLKEVKKGKEAFIKTVTKELKKAV
- the gldC gene encoding gliding motility protein GldC, which codes for MPRETEIKFKITLDDQNLPDKITWTATDGPQGDGDECKSMMVGMWDGNEKNTMRFDLWTKDMQVDEMHTHFFQLLLSLGDTYHRATQNPFVQEDIQKFCMDLADKTREWEEGKSS
- a CDS encoding Rrf2 family transcriptional regulator, which gives rise to MIFSKSCEYALRAVLYICMKSKNNVNIGVKEIAEEIDSPLPFTAKILQQLARKKIISSIKGPNGGFFIDHSKPPVSIYQVVEAIDGSDFFDKCVLGLKDCSEKKPCPLHLHFKKHRDEITVIFKQKTIHDLITGHKGKINLR
- a CDS encoding alginate export family protein: MNRFSVERNILLCCLLTILLPLSAQHKFELSGEFRPRMEQRHGYRNLAPLKSKSAFFVSERVRLNVMYSYKFVKFYVTLQDYRVWGNEEQVKNYGSFGLHEGWTEFNIKDIASVKLGRQELVYEDHRLLGNLDWAQVGRSHDGIVVKIHKKNSTLHIGGSFNQPSEQLVGTVYKLNNYKALAYGWFNQKMDSGRASLSLYAVSDGIPNKDSIPVVYFRFTGGPYASFKYKHFNGNLSAYLQTGKTISNQVILAYFASLYGEYTSQKVDAGVGYDYASGNDASKSGDSRYHAFNTLYATNHKFYGHMDYFLDLPADTKAGGLQDLYVRLNYRPKPKGMLGFDAHYFFLGNKVADWANPGKYLKLPLGFEMDVYGSYRPLDFLTIHAGYSFMIATPSMEAIKGGSRKAYNGWSFVMVTLKPSLFKYEKIAENK
- the nirK gene encoding nitrite reductase, copper-containing, giving the protein MKTKNQLLKILHYTLLLLCIPLFMTSCKQTGSNSNETIWSTEPADKIVGEEKAILTDPPMVPPAITRNHATKVIVDLEVIEKEMEIMEGVKYMFWTFGGTVPGKFIRVREGDLVEFHLKNHPDNKLPHNIDLHSVTGQGGGASSTFTPPGHETVFSFTAINKGLFIYHCATAPVGMHIANGMYGLILVEPKEGLPKVDKEFYICQGDFYTKGAYGESGTQPFDMSKALTETPDYVLFNGKVGALTGDNAIKATAGDKVRLFIGNGGPNLISSFHVIGEIFDNVYVEGGELINHNLQTTLVPAGGSAITEFRCEIPGNFILVDHSIFRTFNKGTLGILKVEGKENKAIYSGQLDDRIYQSEGGAIQNMPEAAKGPVKQLTKDERIAAGKAIYASVCQACHQADAKGIPNSFPPLAASDYFKGNPNKAINAVVHGLSGAITVNGKPYNSIMPKQTLSDEEVANVITYVINNFGNGGGEVTPAQVIAARKSGSATAE
- a CDS encoding formylglycine-generating enzyme family protein: MVYIESGTYVPLYSLDSGKVKVKAFYMDIFPVTNADFEKFVAQYPEWQKGNVKAIFADRKYLHHWQYKNKTGKGSTALKNSPVVNVSWFAAKKYCECQGKRLPTVNEWEYVALANETKKNASKDNGFYQKILDWYSKPTTSALANVGKGFRNVYGIYDMHGLVWEWNLDFISALATKDSRDGNNLDKNEFCGAGSKGSKTPGNYAAFMRYAMRSSLKASYNIQNVGFRCVKTAK
- a CDS encoding SCO family protein; protein product: MKNILLCLGFCALFIASCKNNTEEKKECCKKPESTAPATFNSDITLHDIGSVWTTQDNKTMLLKDIQSTVIVAAMIFTNCQGACPRITADLQRIEKAIPADKLNKVTFLLISMDPERDTPEQLTVFANEHQLDMKRWILLTGSESDVLEISNVLNVRTKKNEDGNFDHSNIIHIINSKGNIIHQQVGLAVEPTESIEKINELLSE